GCTTACATGGATTCTCATCCTGAAGTTGGCATCTGCGGTAGTTGGGTAAAAACTATTGGAGAAGTTGAAGGACAATTGTGGCGTTGCGCTGTTCAACCAGATATTGTTCATTGTCGAACTTTGTTTGAAGCAGTGTTATGTCATCCATCTACAATTATTCGTCGTGAATTTTTAAATCGATACTCTTTAAGATACGATATTGAACTAAAACGCGCTCAAGATTGGGATATTTATTGTCGAGGTGCCAGACATTTTCAAGTAGCCAATATGCCCGAAGTTCTGCTTTATTACAGATGGCGCAGTTATCCCAAAAATCTATCTGATGAAGAGTTGTTATCTCAAAAATATTATTATTTTTATGAAATTGATAAAAGAAATTTCCAAGCTTTAAACTTACAACCGACTCAAGAAGAGATGTTAGTTCACCGTCGTTTAGGTAATTTAGAGCTTAAAAAAGATAGCGATTTTGTGATAGCAGCAAACAAATGGTTGCATAAACTGCATTCTGCCAACAAAACCGCTAATGTCTATCCCCAAGCGACTTTTCTACAAGTTTTAGCCGGGTATTGGCTTGAGGTATGCACTTATGTATCATCGTCTCCGTTGCAAACTTGCGATCGCTTTTTTGATAGCCCGTATTTAGACTTAAATAGTTTATCTGCAATCAATAAAGCTAAACTTTTAGGCAGGAGTTTTCTCAAACAAAGCTACTTTAAATTGAAAAAAACTTTAAAAACTTTCAAATCTAAGTAGTTTTCTTACCTTTGGAAAGGAACTTTTTCAGAAAAGGAAAGTTTTTGTTCAAATTATACTTAAATCTCTTTTTGAGCGATCGAAAATTGTTTTGAGAAACACTTTGATACACCCAAGCATCTAAATTTAAGCCAAAAGTAGTGGGAACTTT
The Phormidium ambiguum IAM M-71 genome window above contains:
- a CDS encoding glycosyltransferase family 2 protein, whose translation is MSSPNLRASAVMPVYNREEFLKETIDSVLNQTFKDFEFIIIDDGSTDRSIEIIKSYNDPRIKLFINDKNQGTSYSRNRAIDLSLSDYIITIDSDDINLPERFAKQIAYMDSHPEVGICGSWVKTIGEVEGQLWRCAVQPDIVHCRTLFEAVLCHPSTIIRREFLNRYSLRYDIELKRAQDWDIYCRGARHFQVANMPEVLLYYRWRSYPKNLSDEELLSQKYYYFYEIDKRNFQALNLQPTQEEMLVHRRLGNLELKKDSDFVIAANKWLHKLHSANKTANVYPQATFLQVLAGYWLEVCTYVSSSPLQTCDRFFDSPYLDLNSLSAINKAKLLGRSFLKQSYFKLKKTLKTFKSK